In one Tessaracoccus palaemonis genomic region, the following are encoded:
- a CDS encoding DUF4870 domain-containing protein: MSTHPEPDDQQIGRDDLTQPVDDPTVPPAPAPEQQEAEEQREASAPPPQQQANYAPPPRAEYSPPTGPPGPPPGYTAQRVPAYSADSTLTNVQLNYWLTAIFGWPAVIFWAIDKDKTPLLDDHLKEVLNFGIVRVIAGVIWAIPVVGWILGAIASIATLIIGIMGALNGPDAYKAGQQYRYPWNFRFIS, from the coding sequence GCATCCCGAGCCCGACGATCAGCAGATCGGTCGCGACGACCTCACCCAGCCCGTCGACGATCCGACGGTGCCGCCTGCCCCTGCACCCGAGCAGCAGGAGGCCGAGGAGCAGCGAGAGGCCAGCGCTCCTCCCCCGCAGCAGCAGGCCAACTACGCTCCGCCGCCCCGGGCCGAGTACTCTCCCCCGACAGGCCCGCCCGGCCCGCCCCCCGGCTACACAGCGCAGCGGGTGCCCGCCTACTCCGCTGACTCGACGTTGACCAACGTGCAGCTCAACTACTGGCTCACGGCCATCTTCGGCTGGCCGGCCGTGATCTTCTGGGCCATCGACAAGGACAAGACCCCGCTCCTGGACGACCACCTCAAGGAGGTGCTGAACTTCGGCATCGTCCGCGTCATCGCAGGGGTCATCTGGGCGATTCCGGTCGTCGGGTGGATCCTCGGGGCCATCGCGAGCATCGCGACGCTGATCATCGGCATCATGGGCGCCCTCAACGGGCCGGACGCCTACAAGGCAGGCCAGCAGTACCGCTACCCCTGGAACTTCCGCTTCATCAGCTGA